The genomic segment CAGCGGGTAATCCGGGTACTTACCGGTGTCGAATACCAGGCCGACCGACGTGCGGTAGGCGAAACCGTTCGCCTCGATGCGGCGGACGAGTTCAATCATGTCGGCGATATGCTCGGTGGCCCGACAGACGATGTGTGGCCGCTCGATGTTCAGCTTGTCCGCGTCGGTGAAGAAAGCCTGCTCATAGAACCGGGCGATATCCTCCGGCCGTTTCCCCTCCTGGCGCGCGCCCTTCTCCAGCTTGTCCTCGCCGATGTCTTCGTCGCTCGTGAGGTGCCCGACGTCGGTGACGTTCATCACGTGCTTCACCTCGTAGCCGAGGTACTCCATGACGCGACGCAGCGTGTCGGAGAAGACGTAGGCGCGGAAGTTGCCGACGTGGGCGTACATGTAGACGGTCGGGCCGCAGGTATAGATTCCTACCTTGCCGGGCACAATCGGTACGAACTCGTCCTTGCGGCGCGTGAGGGTATTGTACAGCTTCATCGCAACGGCATTCTAGTCGCAGAAACCCTGTTGGTCAAACCCAGAGCCAGGCTCGGACCCAGGTTCCTGACCATAGGTTCTCTTGGTGTCTTTGTGGTGAAATCCGGTTCGGTTCGGCTCTGCCGTCACGCCAGCGGCGTTCGCGCGGCGGCCGCGAGGTCGAGTGGCGAAGGGCCGAACCGCGCAAACCGCTCGATGCCGGCCGCGGCAATCATCGCCGCATTGTCGGTGCAATACGCGGGCCGCGGGACTAACAGCTTGAACTCGTGGCGCGCGGCCAGTTCAGCCAGCCGCTCGCGCAGGTGGCCGTTGGCCGCGACGCCGCCGGATACACCGACTACTCGGCATCCAGTCTTGCGGACTGCCTGCTCGATACGACGCGTGACCGCCGCGACTGCGGCGCGCTGGAAGGACGCGGCGACGTCGGCGCGCGGTGTGTCAGGGTGGTCGCGTCGGTGGTAGAGCACGGCTGTCTTCAGCCCGGAGAAACTGAAGTCCAATCCGCCGGGATCGGGCACCGGGAAGTCGATGCTCGCTCTCCCTTCGCGGCTCAGCTTCTCAATCTCGGCGCCGCCCGGATACGGCAGGCCGAGCAGCTTCGCCACCTTGTCGAAGGCTTCACCGCAGGCGTCGTCGATCGTCGAGCCGAGCAAGCGGTACCGGCACCAATCCTCAACCACCAGTAACTCGGTGTGTCCGCCGGAGAGTATCGCCGTCAGGAACGGCGGCTCGATCTCCGGGTATTCAAGGCGGATGGCGAAGAGATGGCCCTCAAGGTGATTCACCCCGACGAACGGTATGCCCAGACCGTAGCTCAACGCCTTGGCGAACGGCAGACCCACGAGCAGGGCGCCCATCAGTCCGGGCGTGTTCGTCACCGCTACCAGGGACAGGTCGGTCCCGGCGACGCCCGACTCGGCAAGCGCGGCATCGACTACCGGGACGATCGTCTTCATGTGAGCGCGGGCAGCGAGCTCCGGCACTACTCCGCCGTACTCCGCGTGCACGAGCTGCGACGACACGATGCTCGAGAGCACGGTTGTCCGTCCGCTCACGACGCTCGCCGCCGTCTCGTCACAAGACGTCTCGATGCCGAGGCAGGTCGGAGGATTCAAGGACTCAAGGATTCGAAGGGTCGAGTGTTCGGACGCTGGAATCCTCGACTCCCTGGTTCCTTGACTCCTTCCGGCGCTACTTCACCGTCACGTCGAAGAGCTGGGGTTCACACTTGACCAGCCGGATGCCCGGCGGCAGCGTTATCTCCGGGGCCAACTGGTAGTCGCCCGGGGAAAGGCCTGAGACTTTGACTTGGGCGGTGACGTCCGACTGCTTCAGCGAATTCACCTTGGACGCCAGGCCGGCCACCGCGATCTGGGCCTCGGCTGGGTCGATCTCCGCGCGTTGGGCTTCGGACCCGGTGAGAGTGACCGGCAGGCCGAGCAGTATCCGCGCGGTTTCCTTCTCGAGTCCGATGACTGCGTCAATCGACTCCGGCTCGACCGTGTACCGTCCGGCCTCCGGGTTTACGACTTTCAGGTGTCGACGGTCCGGCGCGGTCACAGTCGACAGGTCGAGGGTCTCGGTTATCACCACGGGAGCTTGTTTCAAGTCTTCTTCGCTGCCGGCCAGCTTCACCTGGGCCGGTGGGTCATTAACCGACAGCTCGGTGCCGGCGGGAAGCTGGCCCTTGGTTGGAACCTGCACGTCAACCATCCGGCTGGCGGCGGCGCCAAGCTTCAATTCCACGTTATCCGGGTCCAGCGCCCTGACCCTCACGTCCGGCGGCAGCTTGAGAGCGGCCGGGGAAAGCTGCAGTTGACGGGTCCCGATCTTGCCGCCCGGAACCTCCAGCCGGAATCCGAGCTGCTGAGGTTTGACGTCGAGCAGGTCGCGGCCCTTGCCTTCGAGCGTTGCCACCGTGCTCTTCGCGTCAATGTCGGTGATGACCTGTTTGGTGCTCGGCCCGGCAGCCGTGATCGGCACGGCTACCCGCACGTCGTACGTCCGGTCGAGGACCGCAACTACCCAGAAGAAACCGGCGATGAACAGGGCGATGAGTTTTATCGACCAGTCGCGGGTGATGGACCGGAGCACTTCAGACATCATTGTATGTTAATTGCCGAATGGCCTCTGTCAAACAGTGCCCGCTTCCCCGAATCCGACCTTGAACCGCCAAGACGCCGAGGCAGCGGCCTTCAGCCGAAGGTAGAAGTCAGAATAGTGAGTGCAGAGTGCAGAAGTCCGGATGCCGGCGACTTCTGACTTCTTACATCTGGCTTCTGACATCTGACTTCGTTTGGTTCTGGATAAGTGCCTTCGTGGTGAGTTCCTATTTCGGTTCTGGGGCGGCTTGACTGGCAGCGGAACACGGGCGCGGCAAAGCCGCTCGGCCTAAGCCTCAACCTTAGCCTCAACCTCGACCTGTTCCCTCGTCCTAACCTCAACCTCAGCCTTGATCCCTAATCCCCAATCCCTGGTCCCCGACCCCTGACCCCCGATCCCCGACCCCTAGCCTCTGGCCCCAACCGAGCCGCCGCTTGACTTGGCAAGGGTCAGGACTATGCTGACCACTGTCCAATCATGAGTGGCGCGAGCGAAGCTCCTGATAAACTCCAGGTCCTGCGCGAACGGCTGGAATATGCCGTGACGCCGGCCGAGCGCGTCAGGGCCAGGCTGGCGCTGGCCGAGGAACTCGCGCTCACCGACCCTGCCGCTGCCAGACCCCTGCTGGAACAAGTGGTC from the bacterium genome contains:
- the tsaD gene encoding tRNA (adenosine(37)-N6)-threonylcarbamoyltransferase complex transferase subunit TsaD → MNPPTCLGIETSCDETAASVVSGRTTVLSSIVSSQLVHAEYGGVVPELAARAHMKTIVPVVDAALAESGVAGTDLSLVAVTNTPGLMGALLVGLPFAKALSYGLGIPFVGVNHLEGHLFAIRLEYPEIEPPFLTAILSGGHTELLVVEDWCRYRLLGSTIDDACGEAFDKVAKLLGLPYPGGAEIEKLSREGRASIDFPVPDPGGLDFSFSGLKTAVLYHRRDHPDTPRADVAASFQRAAVAAVTRRIEQAVRKTGCRVVGVSGGVAANGHLRERLAELAARHEFKLLVPRPAYCTDNAAMIAAAGIERFARFGPSPLDLAAAARTPLA